The stretch of DNA ACTTTCAAAAAAATCAGCGTAAAAAACATACTAATTTGGGCAAATTCCCACCTGTTTTTAGGGACATTTTTCTTTGAATTAGAGCCTCAGCAGCTCGTCATTGCTGAATTTTCTTGAAGTTGCCTCGTTTCTAGGCGCTTACGCTGGTCGTAGCCGGTTTCTGACTACGAATGATTTAAAAATTTAGTTTGTCATCTATGCTTCGTACATAGATAAAGATAATAATGCCTTTCCATCTATTTTAGATTGAGAGAGGCTTTTTCTGTCATGATTAAATTAGGAAAGGAGTGAGCACTACTTTGGAAAATATTGAAGAATTATGGAGCGCTACATTAAAAAAAATTGAAGAAAAATTGAGTAAACCTAGCTTTGATACGTGGCTTAAAAATACAAAAGCAGAAGCATTAGAAAAAGATACACTAATTATTTCTGCTCCAAATGAATTCGCAAGAGATTGGTTAGAAAATCAATACACGAACTTAATTTCTCAGATGCTACTTGAAGTTACAGGATCTGAATTAAATACAAAATTTATCATTCCTGATTCATTAGAAGAAATAGAAGAGCAAAAGCCTATGCCAAAACCAAAGCAGTCTACAGATACAGGTGACTCACCAAAATCGATGCTTAACTCAAAATATACTTTTGATACATTTGTCATTGGAGCTGGTAATCGTTTCGCTCATGCTGCTTCATTAGCGGTAGCTGAAGCACCTGCAAAAGCATATAATCCTCTATTTATTTATGGGGGAGTTGGATTAGGTAAAACACATTTAATGCACGCTATTGGTCATTATGTACGAGACCATAATCCGAATGCTAAAGTCGTTTATTTAACATCCGAAAAATTTACAAATGAATTTATTAACGCAATCATGGATAATAAATCCAATCATTTTCGTAATAAATACCGAAACATTGATGTTTTATTAATTGATGATATTCAATTTATTGCTGGAAAAGAATCGACGCAAGAAGAGTTTTTCCATACATTTAACGCATTGCACGGTGAAAGTAAACAAATTATTATCTCAAGTGATCGACCACCAAAAGAAATTCCAACATTAGAAGACCGATTACGTTCTCGTTTTGAATGGGGATTAATTACTGATATTACTCCTCCAGACTTAGAGACACGAATTGCGATTCTTAATAAGAAAGCAAAAGCAGAAGGACTCGATATACCAAATGAAGTCATGCTCTATATTGCAAATCAAATTAATACAAATATCCGTGAACTAGAAGGTGCATTAATTAGAGTGGTAGCTTATTCATCATTAGTTAATCAAGATATCGATGCTTCATTAGCAGCGGATGCGTTAAAGGATATTATTCCTAGTAGTAAACCAAAAGAAATTACCATACCAGCTATTCAAGAAATTGTTGCAGAACGCTACCACATTCGTTTAGAAGATTTTGCTGCAAAAAAGCGGACAAAATCTATTGCATTTCCTAGACAAATAGCGATGTATTTATCGAGAGAATTAACCGATGCATCTTTACCAAAGATCGGAGAAGAGTTTGGCGGTCGAGATCATACAACTGTCATTCATGCTCATGAAAAAATATCAAAAATGCTAGAACAAGATACGGAATTAGATAGAGATATCGAAGAACTAAAAGAAAAGCTTAAGTCGATATAAAGATATCCCCATGTGTATACTGTGTAAAACGTGTCTCACTCATGCACAGTTTATCCACATGTGGAAAACCTTTAGTAAAGTGTAATAATGATAGTTATCCACATAATCACAGGCCCTATTATTATTATTACTGTATTTTATAAATAAAAATAATAAATATAACTTCCAAATTAGGAGGGAACTAAAATGAGATTTACAATCCAACGAGATAAGTTAATTAATGGTGTATCAAATGTAATGAAGGCCATTTCTGCAAGAACGGTAATTCCAATTTTGACAGGCATGAAAATAGAAGTGAAAAATCATGGAGTTACTTTAACAGGAAGTGATTCGGATATTTCAATTGAGTATTATATTCCAATTGAAGAAGACGGTATTGTTCATGTGGAAAATATTGAAGAAGGTACAATTATACTTCAAGCAAAATATTTTCCGGATATAGTTAGGAAATTACCAGAAAGTACGGTTGATATTGTAGTAGATGATCAATTGAACGTAAGAATTACTTCTGGAAAAGCAGAATTTAATTTAAATGGACAAAGTGCTGAAGAATATCCACAGCTACCAAAAGTTCAAACAGAAAATAGTTTTGAATTACCGATTGATCTATTAAAAAGTATGATTAAGCAAACTGTATTTGCAGTATCCACAATGGAAACTCGACCGATTTTAACCGGTGTAAACTTGAAACTTGTGGATAACTCACTTTCATTTACTGCAACGGATAGTCATCGTTTAGCAAGAAGAGAAATTCCGGTTTCTAATGCACCAATCGAAATATCACAAATTGTTGTACCTGGAAAAAGTCTCAATGAATTAAACAAAATTCTTGGGGATTCTGAAGAAACGGTAGAAATTAGTGTGACTAATAATCAAATTTTATTCCGTACGAAGCACTTAAACTTCCTTTCAAGACTGCTTGATGGAAATTATCCGGAAACTTCTAGATTAATCCCTGAGCAAAGTAAGACAAAAATTCAATTAAAAACGAAAGAATTATTAGGGACAATTGATCGTGCTTCCTTATTGGCGAAAGAAGAAAGAAATAATGTCGTAAAGTTTAATGCACCTGGTAATTCAATGATTGAAATCTCCAGTAATTCGCCAGAAGTAGGAAACGTTGTTGAGGAAATTACAGCTGACCAAATGGAAGGTGAAGATGTGAAGATCTCATTTAGTTCTAAATATATGATTGATGCACTAAAAGCAATCGAATATGATGAAGTACAAATTGAGTTTACTGGCGCAATGAGACCATTTATTATCCGACCAGTTGGGGATGATTCTATTCTACAACTTATCTTACCTGTTAGAACCTATTAATTAATCTAAATAATATGGGAAGAAGCTCTTTCAACGAAAGGGCTTTTTTTCATTTAGTGTAAAGGTGAGAATAAAATTGCATCCTAAATTTGGAGGGAGATAAATTTAAAATGCAAAATTAAGGGTTTTTAAGACGTTTTTGTATATTTTGAGAGGTAAACTTCCTTTTCGAGCAAATCTTTAGTAGAATAGATATATAAGACTTTTAAAGTGTATCCGGTTTTAAAATATAAAAAGAATTTGGTGATAAACATGCACGAACAAATACAAATCGACACGGAGTATATTACTTTAGGGCAATTGATTAAGCTATTAAATTTCTTGGAATCTGGAGGAATGGTAAAGACTTTTCTTCAAGAAGAAGGTGCCTTAGTAAATGGTCATCTCGAGCAAAGACGTGGAAGAAAGTTATATCCAAAGGATGTCGTTGAAATCCAAGGCATTGGTTCATATATCGTGATTAAAGAGGACTAAACATGCATATTGAAAAATTAGAACTAACGAATTATCGAAATTATGACCAATTGGAGATAGCATTTGATGATCAAATTAATGTGATTATCGGAGAAAATGCTCAAGGTAAAACAAATCTAATGGAAGCTATCTACGTTCTATCATTTGCTCGGAGTCACCGAACTCCTAGAGAAAAAGAATTAATTCAATGGGACAAAGATTATGCTAAAATAGAAGGTAGAATTACAAAAAGAAATCAGTCTATTCCCTTGCAAATCTCCATAACTTCCAAAGGAAAAAAAGCAAAGGTCAATCACCTTGAGCAACATCGTTTAAGCGACTATATTGGGTCGGTGAATGTCGTGATGTTTGCTCCAGAAGATCTGACAATTGTCAAAGGTGCTCCCCAAATTCGACGACGATTTATGGACATGGAACTTGGTCAAATACAACCAACCTATATTTATCATTTAGCGCAGTATCAAAAAGTATTAAAGCAACGCAACCATTTATTAAAACAATTACAACGAAAACCTAATTCCGATACGACCATGTTAGAAGTATTAACCGATCAATTGATTGAGCATGCTTCTATTTTATTGGAACGACGTTTTATTTACTTAGAATTGTTAAGAAAATGGGCTCAACCGATTCATAGAGGAATAAGTCGAGAATTAGAGCAACTCGAAATTCAATATAGTCCGAGTATTGAAGTATCAGAAGACGCAAATAAGGAAAAAATAGGTAATATATATCAAATGAAGTTCGCAGAGGTAAAGCAAAAGGAGATTGAGCGTGGAACGACTTTAGCTGGCCCGCATCGAGATGATTTAATTTTCTTTGTAAATGGAAAAGATGTGCAAACATATGGTTCACAAGGTCAGCAGCGCACAACTGCTTTATCGATTAAACTAGCGGAAATTGAGCTGATTTATCAAGAGGTTGGAGAATATCCTATCCTCCTGCTAGATGATGTATTAAGTGAATTAGATGATTATCGTCAATCTCATTTACTTAATACTATTCAAGGTAAGGTACAAACATTTGTATCAACGACAAGTGTTGAAGGTATTCATCATGAAACATTACAACAAGCTGAGTTATTTAGAGTTACCGATGGTGTAGTGAATTAATTAGCAGAAAATAATTTAAAAGGAAGTGACGATTTATGTTTATCCATATTGGAAACGGAAATGTCATTCGAACAAAGGAGATCGTTGCCATTATTGATTGCAATCTACTTTCGTCATCTTCCATTGTTGATGAAATGATGGAGGCTTGGAAAAAAAATAAAAAAGTCTCTGGCCCAAGGAAACATGCTAAATCAATTATGCTAACGGAAGATCATGTGTATTTTAGCTCATTGTCCGTTGCAACGTTAAAAAAACGTTCAAGTATGATGTCCACGATTAATAAATTGGATGATTATTCAGATGAACTATCCATTTAATCGTTAAATATAGATAGAAAAATGAAATTCTCCGACCCTGGATTGCGTTAGCAACCGGAGGCTTATCTGCCGCCGTTGGATAAGCGGGATATATTTCTAGAGCGGAGTTTCAAATTCCCGAAGATTGAGGAATCTACAAGCTAAATCAAGTTATTTATTGCAAAAGCTTCCGAATAGAAGGACATCGATAAAATCGGTCTCCTATTTAAGTGTATTTCAACAGAAATGAGTGTGAGAAAATGTCTATGGAAGATAAAATTACGGAAAACCAAGAATATGGTGCAGATCAGATACAAGTTCTTGAAGGATTAGAAGCAGTTAGAAAAAGACCTGGTATGTATATTGGCTCTACTAGTGAAAAAGGGCTTCATCACTTAGTCTGGGAAATTGTCGATAATAGTATCGATGAAGCATTAGCAGGTTATTGTGACCATATTCAAGTAGTGGTTGAAGAAGATAATAGTATTACAGTAAAGGATAATGGACGTGGTATTCCAGTTGATATCCAACAAAAAACTGGAAGACCCGCACTTGAAGTAATTATGACTGTACTACATGCTGGCGGAAAATTCGGTGGAGGCGGTTATAAGGTTTCTGGCGGATTACACGGTGTAGGGGCATCGGTTGTAAATGCACTTTCTAGTGAATTAGAAGTGTATGTACATCGTGATGGGAAAGTTCATTTCCTGTCGTTCAAAAAAGGTGTTCCAGATGGAGAAATTAAGGTGATTGGAGATACCGATATTACTGGTACTGTAACTCACTTTAGACCAGATACAGAAATCTTCACAGAAACAACAGAATATAACTTTGATACATTGGAACAACGTCTTCGTGAGCTTGCATTTTTAAATAAAGGATTAAAAATTTCTATCGAAGATAAACGTACGGATAGAGAACAAGTGACGTACCACTATGAAGGCGGTATAAGTTCTTATGTTGAATTTATTAATAAAAATAAAGAAGTTCTTCATGAGCCCTTCTTTGCAGAAGGAGAAGACCAAGGGATCTCTGTAGAAGTAGCTATTCAATACAATGATGGATTTGCAAGCAATTTATACTCATTCGCGAATAATATCCATACGTATGAAGGTGGATCACATGAAGTCGGATTCCGTAGCGGTTTGACACGTATAATAAATGATTATGCAAAGAAAAACGGTTTAATTAAGGATGGAGATTCTAATCTTTCCGGTGACGATGTTCGTGAAGGAATGACAACAATCGTATCTATCAAACATCCAGATCCACAATTTGAAGGACAAACAAAGACGAAACTCGGTAATAGTGAAGTTCGTGCAATAACAGATGGAGTCTTTTCTGAAGCATTTTCTAAGTTTTTATATGAAAATCCTTCCACAGCAAAAATTATTGTCGAAAAAGGATTGATGGCGTCACGAGCACGGCTTGCAGCTAAAAAAGCAAGAGAACTTACACGTCGTAAAAGTAACTTAGAGATTTCTAATTTACCTGGTAAGTTAGCTGACTGTTCTTCACGAGATGCCGCTATAAGTGAACTATATATTGTAGAGGGGGACTCAGCTGGAGGTTCTGCAAAATCCGGTAGGGATCGCCATTTCCAAGCAATCCTCCCACTAAGAGGTAAGATTTTAAACGTGGAAAAAGCACGCTTGGACCGTATTTTATCTAATAATGAAGTACGAGCTATGATAACAGCGCTAGGAAGCGGTGTTGGCGAAGAATTCGATATTAGTAAAGCACGATATCACAAAATCGTTATCATGACGGATGCTGACGTAGATGGTGCGCATATTCGAACATTGCTATTAACGTTCTTCTACCGATATATGCGTCCACTGATTGAACAAGGCTATATTTACATCGCGCAACCACCACTTTATCAAGTGAAGCAAGGAAAAACGGTGAATTATGCGTATAACGATAAAGAATTGGATCGGATATTAAATGAAATTCCTAAAGCACCAAAACCTAATATTCAGCGATACAAAGGTTTAGGAGAAATGAACGCAGATCAATTATGGGATACAACAATGGACCCTGATACTCGTACACTCCTGCAAGTAGAATTAAGCGATGCAATCGATGCTGACCAAGTATTCGATATGTTAATGGGAGATAAAGTAGAGCCACGTCGAATCTTTATCGAAGAAAATGCACAATATGTGAAGAACTTAGACATTTAACCATGTCCAAATATGAATGATTAGATAGAAGATCGATTGAAGGAAATCACTAAGTTAGTGTGCTTAGTGATTGGGAGGTAATGAAAGAATGGCAGATATAAATCGTCCGAGAGTATCGGAAATTAATATTAGTAATGAGATGCGTACGTCATTCCTCGATTATGCGATGAGTGTAATTGTAGCTCGTGCATTACCAGATGTGCGTGACGGAATGAAACCAGTTCATCGTCGTATTCTATATGCGATGAACGACTTAGGTATGCATTCAGATAAAGCATATAAGAAGTCAGCTCGTATTGTTGGTGAAGTTATTGGTAAATATCACCCACATGGTGATTCCGCAGTATACGAAACGATGGTACGTATGGCGCAAACTTTTAGCTATCGATATATGTTAGTCGATGGACACGGAAACTTCGGATCCGTAGATGGTGACTCAGCAGCAGCTATGCGTTATACAGAAGCTAGAATGTCCAAAATTTCCATGGAATTACTCCGTGATATTAATAAAGACACGATCGATTATCAAGATAACTATGACGGTACAGAAAGAGAGCCTGTTGTATTTCCAGCACGTTTTCCAAATTTACTTGTAAATGGTACATCTGGGATTGCAGTTGGTATGGCGACGAATATCCCCCCTCATCATTTAGGGGAGACGATTGATGCTGTACTGGCTATTAGTCAAAATCCTGACATTACGATAGACGAAATAATGGAAAATCATCTTCCAGGTCCTGATTTTCCAACTGCTGGTCAAATATTAGGCCGGAGCGGTATTCGAAAAGCATATGAGACTGGTAAAGGATCTATTACCATTCGTGCGAAGTTAAATATCGAACAAGGTAAAAATGATAAAGAAACAATTATTGTCACAGAATTACCTTATCAAGTTAACAAAGCAAAACTGATTGAAAAAATTGCAGAATTAGTTCGTGATAAGAAAGTAGAAGGTATCACTGATCTTCGCGATGAATCTGACCGTAATGGAATGCGAATTGTAATTGAATTACGACGTGATGCAAATGCGAATGTTGTACTTAATAATTTATATAAGCATACGTCCCTACAAACTACATTTGGCATCAATATGCTGGCACTTGTAGATGGGCAACCAAGAGTACTTAATATAAAGCAATGTCTTAGCTACTACTTAGAGCATCAAAAAGTCATCATAAAACGTCGTACGCAATTTGAATTAAATAAGGCAGAGGCACGTGCACATATTTTAGAGGGTCTACGTATAGCACTGGATCACTTGGATGAGGTAATTGAGTTAATCCGTAGTTCTAAAACAGCTGATATTGCTCGCGAAGGTTTAATGGAACGATTTAAATTAAGTGAGAAACAAGCACAAGCTATCTTGGATATGCGTCTTCAACGTTTAACGGGATTAGAGCGAGAGAAAATTGAAGATGAATATAAAGAGCTGCAGGCTTTGATTGAAGAATTAAAAGCAATTTTAGCGGATGAAGAAAAAGTATTAGAGATTATCCGTGAAGAATTAACGGAGATTAAAGAAAAGTATAAAGAAGATCGAAGAACAGAAATCGTAGCAGGTGGCGCAGGATTCTTTGAAGATGAAGATCTTATCCCAGAAGAAAATATCGTCATAACGTTAACTCATCAAGGTTATATCAAACGATTACCTGCATCTACGTACCGCACACAAAAACGTGGGGGACGTGGAATACAAGGTATGGGTACTAACGAGGATGATTTTGTAGAACATTTAGTATCTACATCTACACATGATACGATCCTCTTCTTTACCAACAAAGGGAAGGTTTATAAGGCGAAAGGGTATGAAATTCCGGAGTTCAGCCGAACTGCGAAAGGCATACCAATTATTAATCTTCTTCAAGTGGAAAAAGGGGAATGGGTGAATGCTGTTATATCCGTTAATCAATTTGATGAAGAAGCGTACCTATTCTTTACGACCAAACACGGAATTGCAAAACGTACATCTCTTGAGAAATTCCGTAATATCCGTAAAGGTGGATTAATTGCAGTCGGCCTTCGAGAAGAAGATGAATTAATATCCGTTCGTCTGACAGATGGACAAAAAGAAATGATGATAGCAACGAAGAACGGTTATCTCATTCGTTTTGAAGAAACACAGATTCGTTCGATGGGACGAACGGCTGCAGGTGTTAAAGGGATTTCTTTACGAGGCGATGATGTCGTCGTTTCCATGGAAATTATTGAACCAGGATCTAAAATTCTTCACGTTACCAACAAAGGATTCGGTAAACAAACCGATGAATCAGAATACCGTCGTATTAATCGTGGTGGTAAAGGGGTATTTACTTGTAAACTCGATGAAAAGACGGGAAATGTTGTTGCAGTTAAGGCAGTAAATGGTGACGAAGACTTAATGTTAATTACCATTGCCGGTGTATTAATCCGAATACAAGTGCAGGACATATCACAAACAGGTAGAAATACAAAAGGGGTTCACTTAATTCGATTGCAGGATGGTGAAGAAGTAGCTACAGTTACTCGTATCGAAAAAGATGATGAAGAAGATGTCGAGGATATTGAAGTAGTAGAAGGAGAAACAACGGATCCATCAACAGAGACAAACGAAGATAAGGAATAATTAATGGTGCTGTCTCTTATTTTGATAGAGGCAGCACTTCCATATTGTCTATCTTAGGGGGAAATGTTATATGAAAATGAAGACTTCACATCTCATGCCTGGCTATGTGTTACAAAAAGATATTATCGGAAAATCTAACCGGCCAATTGCGTTAAAAGGGACAGAACTCACGGAAAATGACATTCAAATAATTCAAAAATTCCTTATTGATACTGTCGATATAGATACATTAGTAACTGACAATAAACCAAGTAATAAAGTAAACGAACATTCAAAAGAAGAAGCAGAAGATAATATTCGTTCTCATTCAGTACAAGAGAAGAGAAACGGATTTTTCTTGAAAGAGTATAGGAAAGCGGTAAGTGCCTATAAAGATCAATTCTTAAAATGGCAACAATCCATGCCTGTTTCTATCCCAGATTTACGAAATGCTATTATTCCCTTGCTAGAACAATTAGAGCAATTAGATGCCAACGTGATTTTTTCCCTGCATCAATTTGCGCGAACTGAAGAATACATTTTTCATCATAGTGTAGCAACTTCATTGATATCCGCATTCATCGCGAAAGAAATGGGGTATCGACGAGGTGAATGGATCCAAGTTGGATTAGCTGGTGTCCTTTGTGATTGTGGGATGGCAAAGTTGGATATAGATGTAATTCAAAAACAAGGTCCTTTGACGTCAAAAGAATTCAAAAATATCAAAAAACATCCGCAAACAAGTTATGTCATGATTAAAGATCTTCCTTCTTTAACAAGCGGTGTTCAGCTAGCTGTCCTGCAGCATCATGAACGAGGAAACGGAGAAGGATATCCATTAGGCATGACTCTGAATAAAGTACATCCTTACGCTCGAATTATAGCAGTTGCGGATTCCTATCATGCTATGGCGACAACAACCTGTTATCGGAAGGCAAGGAATATCGTGAATGTAATAGAAGAATTACATGTAAGCACGATTCGCTTATATGATCCAGATGTAGTGAATACATTTATGAATATCTTCTCCAACTGGCTAGAAAATTCCAAGGTGGTATTAAATAATGGCGTTGCTGGTGAGGTAGTATTTGTCAATAAACATGAGCCAACACGCCCAATCGTAAAAAGTAATGACAGTGATGATATATTCTCATTAGAACAGCTTCCTGAACTATATATTGATAAGATACTTGGTTAAAATGATGAGCCTATTCTATTTTGTTGTTTGTAGTCCCTCTATTGTATTCAAAAAGAGGGTACTTACTTGCCGTTACAATCGGAATAAATAGAATGGAGCTCTTTTTCTATTAAATAAGGGATTTTCCTTCTGGTTACCTCTAAAAAATGTTCAATCATTGGATAAGCCCTATCCTCTTTTGATACCATTAACTCTCCCCACCATTCTGTCTCATAACGACAAAGCATACTCAAATTATACAAAATTAAATAATGAGCGATTATTTCGGAGTATGGAAAGTAAATA from Oceanobacillus iheyensis HTE831 encodes:
- the dnaA gene encoding chromosomal replication initiator protein DnaA, whose product is MENIEELWSATLKKIEEKLSKPSFDTWLKNTKAEALEKDTLIISAPNEFARDWLENQYTNLISQMLLEVTGSELNTKFIIPDSLEEIEEQKPMPKPKQSTDTGDSPKSMLNSKYTFDTFVIGAGNRFAHAASLAVAEAPAKAYNPLFIYGGVGLGKTHLMHAIGHYVRDHNPNAKVVYLTSEKFTNEFINAIMDNKSNHFRNKYRNIDVLLIDDIQFIAGKESTQEEFFHTFNALHGESKQIIISSDRPPKEIPTLEDRLRSRFEWGLITDITPPDLETRIAILNKKAKAEGLDIPNEVMLYIANQINTNIRELEGALIRVVAYSSLVNQDIDASLAADALKDIIPSSKPKEITIPAIQEIVAERYHIRLEDFAAKKRTKSIAFPRQIAMYLSRELTDASLPKIGEEFGGRDHTTVIHAHEKISKMLEQDTELDRDIEELKEKLKSI
- the dnaN gene encoding DNA polymerase III subunit beta, whose translation is MRFTIQRDKLINGVSNVMKAISARTVIPILTGMKIEVKNHGVTLTGSDSDISIEYYIPIEEDGIVHVENIEEGTIILQAKYFPDIVRKLPESTVDIVVDDQLNVRITSGKAEFNLNGQSAEEYPQLPKVQTENSFELPIDLLKSMIKQTVFAVSTMETRPILTGVNLKLVDNSLSFTATDSHRLARREIPVSNAPIEISQIVVPGKSLNELNKILGDSEETVEISVTNNQILFRTKHLNFLSRLLDGNYPETSRLIPEQSKTKIQLKTKELLGTIDRASLLAKEERNNVVKFNAPGNSMIEISSNSPEVGNVVEEITADQMEGEDVKISFSSKYMIDALKAIEYDEVQIEFTGAMRPFIIRPVGDDSILQLILPVRTY
- the yaaA gene encoding S4 domain-containing protein YaaA, with protein sequence MHEQIQIDTEYITLGQLIKLLNFLESGGMVKTFLQEEGALVNGHLEQRRGRKLYPKDVVEIQGIGSYIVIKED
- the recF gene encoding DNA replication/repair protein RecF (All proteins in this family for which functions are known are DNA-binding proteins that assist the filamentation of RecA onto DNA for the initiation of recombination or recombinational repair.), with protein sequence MHIEKLELTNYRNYDQLEIAFDDQINVIIGENAQGKTNLMEAIYVLSFARSHRTPREKELIQWDKDYAKIEGRITKRNQSIPLQISITSKGKKAKVNHLEQHRLSDYIGSVNVVMFAPEDLTIVKGAPQIRRRFMDMELGQIQPTYIYHLAQYQKVLKQRNHLLKQLQRKPNSDTTMLEVLTDQLIEHASILLERRFIYLELLRKWAQPIHRGISRELEQLEIQYSPSIEVSEDANKEKIGNIYQMKFAEVKQKEIERGTTLAGPHRDDLIFFVNGKDVQTYGSQGQQRTTALSIKLAEIELIYQEVGEYPILLLDDVLSELDDYRQSHLLNTIQGKVQTFVSTTSVEGIHHETLQQAELFRVTDGVVN
- the remB gene encoding extracellular matrix regulator RemB, giving the protein MFIHIGNGNVIRTKEIVAIIDCNLLSSSSIVDEMMEAWKKNKKVSGPRKHAKSIMLTEDHVYFSSLSVATLKKRSSMMSTINKLDDYSDELSI
- the gyrB gene encoding DNA topoisomerase (ATP-hydrolyzing) subunit B translates to MSMEDKITENQEYGADQIQVLEGLEAVRKRPGMYIGSTSEKGLHHLVWEIVDNSIDEALAGYCDHIQVVVEEDNSITVKDNGRGIPVDIQQKTGRPALEVIMTVLHAGGKFGGGGYKVSGGLHGVGASVVNALSSELEVYVHRDGKVHFLSFKKGVPDGEIKVIGDTDITGTVTHFRPDTEIFTETTEYNFDTLEQRLRELAFLNKGLKISIEDKRTDREQVTYHYEGGISSYVEFINKNKEVLHEPFFAEGEDQGISVEVAIQYNDGFASNLYSFANNIHTYEGGSHEVGFRSGLTRIINDYAKKNGLIKDGDSNLSGDDVREGMTTIVSIKHPDPQFEGQTKTKLGNSEVRAITDGVFSEAFSKFLYENPSTAKIIVEKGLMASRARLAAKKARELTRRKSNLEISNLPGKLADCSSRDAAISELYIVEGDSAGGSAKSGRDRHFQAILPLRGKILNVEKARLDRILSNNEVRAMITALGSGVGEEFDISKARYHKIVIMTDADVDGAHIRTLLLTFFYRYMRPLIEQGYIYIAQPPLYQVKQGKTVNYAYNDKELDRILNEIPKAPKPNIQRYKGLGEMNADQLWDTTMDPDTRTLLQVELSDAIDADQVFDMLMGDKVEPRRIFIEENAQYVKNLDI
- the gyrA gene encoding DNA gyrase subunit A; translated protein: MADINRPRVSEINISNEMRTSFLDYAMSVIVARALPDVRDGMKPVHRRILYAMNDLGMHSDKAYKKSARIVGEVIGKYHPHGDSAVYETMVRMAQTFSYRYMLVDGHGNFGSVDGDSAAAMRYTEARMSKISMELLRDINKDTIDYQDNYDGTEREPVVFPARFPNLLVNGTSGIAVGMATNIPPHHLGETIDAVLAISQNPDITIDEIMENHLPGPDFPTAGQILGRSGIRKAYETGKGSITIRAKLNIEQGKNDKETIIVTELPYQVNKAKLIEKIAELVRDKKVEGITDLRDESDRNGMRIVIELRRDANANVVLNNLYKHTSLQTTFGINMLALVDGQPRVLNIKQCLSYYLEHQKVIIKRRTQFELNKAEARAHILEGLRIALDHLDEVIELIRSSKTADIAREGLMERFKLSEKQAQAILDMRLQRLTGLEREKIEDEYKELQALIEELKAILADEEKVLEIIREELTEIKEKYKEDRRTEIVAGGAGFFEDEDLIPEENIVITLTHQGYIKRLPASTYRTQKRGGRGIQGMGTNEDDFVEHLVSTSTHDTILFFTNKGKVYKAKGYEIPEFSRTAKGIPIINLLQVEKGEWVNAVISVNQFDEEAYLFFTTKHGIAKRTSLEKFRNIRKGGLIAVGLREEDELISVRLTDGQKEMMIATKNGYLIRFEETQIRSMGRTAAGVKGISLRGDDVVVSMEIIEPGSKILHVTNKGFGKQTDESEYRRINRGGKGVFTCKLDEKTGNVVAVKAVNGDEDLMLITIAGVLIRIQVQDISQTGRNTKGVHLIRLQDGEEVATVTRIEKDDEEDVEDIEVVEGETTDPSTETNEDKE
- a CDS encoding HD-GYP domain-containing protein; its protein translation is MKMKTSHLMPGYVLQKDIIGKSNRPIALKGTELTENDIQIIQKFLIDTVDIDTLVTDNKPSNKVNEHSKEEAEDNIRSHSVQEKRNGFFLKEYRKAVSAYKDQFLKWQQSMPVSIPDLRNAIIPLLEQLEQLDANVIFSLHQFARTEEYIFHHSVATSLISAFIAKEMGYRRGEWIQVGLAGVLCDCGMAKLDIDVIQKQGPLTSKEFKNIKKHPQTSYVMIKDLPSLTSGVQLAVLQHHERGNGEGYPLGMTLNKVHPYARIIAVADSYHAMATTTCYRKARNIVNVIEELHVSTIRLYDPDVVNTFMNIFSNWLENSKVVLNNGVAGEVVFVNKHEPTRPIVKSNDSDDIFSLEQLPELYIDKILG